From one Flavobacterium sp. N502536 genomic stretch:
- a CDS encoding alpha/beta hydrolase: MKKTILLLSLFWFTPSFSQDSISIGSKHHLFSKALNEERNFWVYLPPDYNSTKYAPAKYPVVYLLDAESNFHSFTGLQQSLARGPYARIPQMIIVGITNTNRTRDLTPTEANRQAFFDKNKKMFQQSGDNKNFITFLEKELRPYIDSKYRTSGYNVLNGHSFGGLTAVNILLNHTSLFNSYIIIDPSLWWDNELMNKKADSLFNTKNFEQRSIYLAMADKKSIPQDTTTDMARGIRKFEKLLKDKKPKNLRWGFKFYDNEDHGTIPIPAEYDGLRFLFEEHLVQVKQAVIDPTLVEKQYAKLSQQTGFTFLPTESYLDWIGNYCLDIEKPQQALIFFKYAEKYYPKSKNVPLALEKAYLKNGDTKLADDIRKKIQN, translated from the coding sequence ATGAAAAAAACAATTTTATTGCTATCCCTCTTTTGGTTTACGCCTTCCTTTTCGCAAGATAGCATCTCTATTGGCAGTAAACATCATCTATTCTCTAAAGCATTAAATGAAGAACGAAACTTCTGGGTTTATCTTCCCCCCGATTACAACAGTACTAAATATGCTCCTGCAAAATATCCTGTTGTTTATTTATTGGATGCCGAGAGTAATTTCCATTCCTTTACCGGACTTCAGCAATCACTTGCACGAGGACCTTATGCCAGAATTCCTCAAATGATCATTGTTGGAATAACCAATACCAACCGAACCAGAGATCTTACCCCTACCGAAGCAAATCGTCAGGCGTTTTTTGATAAAAACAAAAAGATGTTTCAACAAAGCGGGGACAATAAAAACTTCATCACTTTTTTAGAGAAAGAGCTACGTCCTTACATCGACTCCAAGTACAGAACTTCGGGTTATAATGTTTTAAACGGGCATTCTTTTGGAGGATTAACAGCCGTAAACATTCTGTTGAATCACACCTCATTGTTTAATTCTTATATCATTATTGACCCAAGTCTTTGGTGGGACAATGAACTTATGAATAAAAAAGCCGATTCACTTTTCAATACAAAAAATTTTGAACAGCGCAGTATTTATTTGGCTATGGCCGATAAAAAAAGTATTCCTCAGGACACTACAACCGATATGGCAAGAGGCATCAGAAAATTTGAAAAATTATTAAAAGATAAGAAGCCTAAAAACCTTCGCTGGGGCTTTAAATTTTATGACAATGAAGACCACGGAACCATTCCCATTCCGGCCGAATATGATGGTTTACGATTCCTTTTTGAAGAACATCTGGTTCAGGTAAAACAAGCCGTTATTGATCCAACACTGGTCGAAAAGCAATATGCTAAATTATCTCAGCAAACCGGTTTTACCTTCCTCCCAACCGAAAGTTATCTCGATTGGATTGGCAATTATTGTCTGGATATTGAAAAACCGCAACAGGCCCTAATTTTCTTTAAATATGCCGAAAAGTATTATCCGAAAAGTAAAAATGTACCTCTCGCATTGGAAAAAGCATATCTAAAAAATGGAGACACAAAACTGGCTGACGATATTCGGAAGAAAATCCAAAATTAG
- a CDS encoding PepSY-associated TM helix domain-containing protein, whose translation MSGNTIKKNKQKSKWSKLNHWLHLWLGLSSGIIVFIVALTGVLFIFCDNIIDGLAYDSLYVSKVKEQKLTPEEIIKAFKTQLPDRKPSYFITYRDPERTIKMASSTKDRDLQFSWIDPYTGKVLTSGKAYDFFYVIAHIHSGHIPFGDIGNLVVEISVWIFLIELITGLILWWPKKWNRSTKLQSFTIKKNASFKRLNYDLHNVPGFYNLLPALLITITGLIIVNKPLNSATQKAFGGMPRAYSKMRDIKPEYDSTKTFAALNPIIERLFAKDKTIEQVKLSIAAKDSITSLFAVTAEDIGLKGVQNGKTFVLNRYTGQEFEIPVKVMNGLDIDDTTMNLHIGFWAGWIGKTLTLLVGLVCMFLPVTGFLIWYGRQNKKKKTQSV comes from the coding sequence ATGTCTGGAAATACAATCAAAAAAAACAAACAAAAAAGCAAATGGAGTAAACTGAATCATTGGCTGCACTTATGGTTAGGGCTTAGCTCCGGAATTATTGTATTTATTGTGGCGCTTACAGGAGTATTGTTTATTTTTTGCGATAATATCATTGATGGACTCGCTTATGATTCCTTATATGTTTCTAAAGTAAAAGAGCAAAAACTGACTCCGGAAGAAATCATAAAAGCTTTCAAAACACAGCTACCGGATCGGAAACCCAGTTATTTTATTACTTACAGAGATCCCGAAAGAACCATTAAAATGGCTTCGTCGACCAAAGACCGGGATTTGCAATTTTCATGGATCGATCCCTACACAGGCAAAGTTCTGACTTCGGGAAAGGCTTACGATTTCTTTTATGTCATTGCCCACATTCACAGCGGTCACATTCCGTTTGGAGATATTGGGAATTTAGTTGTAGAAATTTCGGTTTGGATTTTTCTAATCGAATTAATTACGGGACTTATTTTATGGTGGCCCAAAAAATGGAACCGATCTACCAAACTGCAAAGCTTTACTATTAAAAAAAATGCCAGTTTCAAGCGACTCAATTATGATTTACACAATGTTCCCGGGTTTTATAACCTGTTACCCGCCTTATTGATTACCATTACGGGTTTAATTATTGTCAACAAACCTTTAAACTCAGCGACGCAAAAAGCATTTGGCGGTATGCCGCGTGCTTACTCCAAAATGCGGGACATCAAACCGGAATATGACAGTACTAAAACATTTGCAGCACTAAACCCTATAATAGAACGATTATTTGCAAAAGACAAAACGATCGAACAAGTCAAATTATCGATTGCCGCAAAAGACAGCATTACCAGTTTATTTGCAGTTACAGCCGAAGACATTGGTCTGAAAGGTGTTCAAAACGGGAAAACTTTTGTGCTTAATCGCTATACAGGCCAGGAATTTGAAATACCCGTAAAAGTAATGAACGGTTTAGATATTGATGACACGACTATGAATCTCCACATTGGTTTTTGGGCCGGATGGATCGGAAAAACCCTGACTTTACTGGTGGGACTTGTATGTATGTTTCTTCCCGTAACAGGTTTTTTAATTTGGTATGGACGTCAGAATAAAAAGAAAAAAACACAATCAGTTTAA
- a CDS encoding TonB-dependent receptor gives MLSTPIYMLLLVCFFITDAFSQQNTGSIKGTVITSDDHVASAVNIAIPKLKKSALTDENGVFIINQIPAGTHEIEINMMGHIPSKQQITVTANETSTVSFQLESSLKELQEVVVVSAAKKFAKKQSEYVARLPISNLENPQVYTVVPKELFVEQIAVDFRSALNSAPGLNNVTQSVGSGGVGLSLRMRGFSGSSAAGSIRNGMNTNWVTMSDPVNLESIEVIKGPSATLFGSSLTTYGGLINRVTKKPFDVMKGEVSYTTGSWALSRTTIDFNTPLNEEKTMLFRVNAALDNQKTWQDYGKSHTFVVAPSFTYKASDRLTFDFDLELYQGNRNSTSIGLGSGTPPVKSLNDLHFDFKKSYATDDLQSEAKNTNIFAKATYQLSDQWVSQTNFSNAFTDNKANYLFLLINTAANSGITLQRRLYNINSTFKTSQIQQNFIGNFNIGSFKNRLLLGIDYTCISTNDNRWLINNYDAAVANPALTINGNAAFINMEKYKQLIANMTAPTVVNTRDFRTLSFYASDVINITDRFIAMASARFDHYENKIAQYNQNAVSPKFGLVYQVVKDKVSVFGNYMNGFSNVSPAPTADNPNGLTEFKPEEANQLEGGVKIELLGGKLNGTLSYYDIKVKNKLRTDPNNPLFSVQDATQSSKGFEADLIANPFRGLHIIVGYGYNQSEYTKANPSLEGKKPYSTPANVANFWISYKILDGQAKGVGFGFGGNTQSDSYLNDANTFTADGYTTLDASIFYEKQKFRLGLKVNNLANKEYWSADYWANMMPTRQLVANLTFKF, from the coding sequence ATGTTAAGCACCCCCATTTACATGCTTCTCCTCGTTTGTTTTTTCATTACAGATGCATTTTCCCAACAAAATACCGGTTCTATAAAAGGAACTGTAATTACCTCGGATGACCACGTTGCTTCCGCCGTAAATATTGCCATACCAAAATTAAAAAAGTCAGCCCTCACGGATGAAAATGGTGTTTTTATAATAAACCAGATACCTGCAGGGACACACGAAATCGAAATTAATATGATGGGACATATTCCGTCAAAACAGCAAATTACAGTCACAGCAAATGAAACCTCAACGGTTTCTTTTCAATTGGAATCTTCTTTAAAAGAGTTGCAGGAAGTTGTAGTTGTTTCTGCCGCCAAAAAATTTGCTAAAAAACAAAGTGAATATGTGGCCCGATTACCGATCTCAAATCTTGAAAACCCGCAAGTTTATACTGTTGTTCCAAAAGAACTTTTTGTAGAACAAATCGCGGTTGATTTCAGAAGTGCCTTAAACTCGGCTCCGGGATTAAACAACGTGACGCAAAGTGTAGGTTCAGGAGGAGTTGGATTAAGTTTAAGAATGCGTGGTTTTAGTGGTTCATCGGCAGCGGGATCTATTCGTAACGGAATGAACACAAACTGGGTAACGATGAGTGATCCTGTAAACCTGGAAAGTATCGAAGTTATCAAAGGACCATCGGCAACCTTGTTTGGTTCGTCCTTAACCACCTATGGAGGTCTTATCAACAGAGTCACTAAAAAGCCTTTTGATGTGATGAAAGGCGAGGTAAGTTATACTACCGGAAGCTGGGCTTTGAGTCGTACAACTATCGATTTTAATACACCTCTGAATGAAGAAAAAACAATGCTTTTCAGAGTTAACGCCGCTTTAGACAACCAAAAAACATGGCAGGATTATGGCAAAAGCCACACTTTTGTAGTAGCTCCTTCCTTTACTTATAAAGCCAGCGACCGTTTGACTTTTGACTTTGATTTAGAATTGTACCAGGGAAACCGTAATTCTACTTCTATCGGTTTAGGAAGCGGTACACCGCCAGTAAAAAGCCTGAATGATTTACATTTCGATTTCAAAAAATCGTATGCAACAGATGATTTACAATCGGAAGCCAAAAACACCAATATTTTTGCAAAAGCCACCTATCAATTGTCAGATCAATGGGTTTCGCAAACTAATTTTTCTAATGCTTTTACCGACAATAAGGCCAACTATTTATTCTTGCTGATCAATACGGCTGCGAACTCTGGTATCACTTTACAACGAAGATTGTACAACATCAACAGTACTTTTAAAACGTCACAAATTCAACAAAACTTTATCGGGAATTTCAATATTGGAAGCTTTAAAAACCGATTACTTTTAGGGATCGATTACACCTGTATCAGTACAAACGATAACAGATGGCTTATTAATAATTATGATGCTGCTGTTGCAAATCCTGCTCTTACCATCAACGGAAATGCTGCTTTTATCAATATGGAAAAATACAAACAGCTTATTGCCAATATGACGGCACCAACTGTAGTTAACACCAGAGATTTTAGGACTTTGAGTTTTTATGCTTCCGATGTGATCAATATTACCGATCGATTTATTGCTATGGCAAGCGCGCGTTTTGATCATTACGAAAACAAAATTGCACAGTACAATCAGAATGCCGTTTCTCCAAAATTTGGTTTAGTGTATCAGGTTGTTAAAGACAAAGTTTCGGTTTTTGGAAATTACATGAACGGATTCAGTAATGTGTCACCTGCACCAACTGCAGACAATCCAAATGGTTTGACCGAGTTTAAACCTGAAGAAGCAAACCAGTTAGAAGGTGGTGTGAAAATTGAATTACTGGGCGGAAAACTAAACGGTACTTTGAGTTACTATGATATTAAAGTAAAAAATAAACTGCGTACAGATCCTAACAATCCTTTATTTTCTGTTCAGGATGCAACGCAAAGCAGTAAAGGTTTTGAGGCCGATTTGATTGCAAATCCGTTTAGAGGTTTACACATTATTGTAGGTTACGGTTATAACCAAAGTGAATATACCAAAGCGAACCCAAGTCTTGAAGGAAAAAAACCTTACTCTACTCCTGCTAATGTTGCTAATTTCTGGATTAGCTATAAAATCTTAGACGGACAAGCCAAAGGAGTTGGTTTTGGTTTTGGCGGAAACACACAAAGTGATAGTTATTTAAACGATGCCAACACTTTTACAGCAGACGGATACACTACATTAGATGCCAGTATATTTTATGAAAAACAAAAATTTAGATTAGGGCTAAAAGTCAATAACCTTGCGAACAAAGAATATTGGTCAGCAGATTACTGGGCTAATATGATGCCAACAAGACAATTAGTAGCTAATCTTACTTTCAAATTTTAA
- a CDS encoding helix-turn-helix domain-containing protein — protein MKTVMRSDIFKRELVVVNDPIRFNKEDLVEKKINYNYKGIRGVITDIMLDGVHLVARDLIIENEFYSIEVEHDFSFIKLHIEMEGDNEYCPENTSDRGIYIPQGHYNLFYLPKIKGILNYRTKRRKTLEITFTASYLEQLFYPNLKTTIPLLAEAIATHTSYAMWDTSKSISPKLNVLIEDILQCSYSGAIKKAFLESKVVEILSYLFTIINEEENTNVSVELSACDYVKILEVENILKTQFKEKHTLASIASQVGLNNFKIKKYFKMVFNATVFNYLTQVRMEYAKQMILEKDLPISVVSEELGYKNPHHFTVAFKKTFGYLPSKLKK, from the coding sequence ATGAAAACAGTGATGAGAAGTGATATTTTTAAGAGAGAACTGGTTGTTGTAAACGATCCTATTCGGTTTAATAAGGAAGATCTTGTCGAGAAGAAAATCAACTATAATTACAAAGGAATTAGAGGTGTCATTACCGATATTATGTTAGACGGGGTTCATTTGGTGGCAAGAGATCTAATAATAGAGAATGAATTTTATTCGATTGAAGTAGAGCATGATTTTTCGTTTATAAAGCTTCATATTGAAATGGAGGGTGATAATGAATACTGCCCCGAGAATACATCAGACAGAGGGATCTATATTCCGCAGGGGCATTATAATTTGTTTTATTTGCCCAAAATAAAAGGCATTTTAAATTATCGGACCAAAAGAAGAAAAACGCTCGAAATTACGTTTACAGCATCCTATTTAGAGCAGCTGTTTTATCCCAATTTAAAAACCACCATTCCGCTTTTGGCAGAAGCAATAGCTACTCATACCTCATATGCAATGTGGGATACGAGCAAAAGTATTTCGCCAAAACTAAATGTATTAATCGAAGATATTTTGCAATGTTCGTACTCCGGAGCCATTAAAAAAGCTTTTCTGGAATCGAAAGTAGTAGAGATTCTTTCGTATTTATTTACCATTATAAATGAAGAAGAAAATACCAATGTAAGTGTAGAACTTAGTGCATGCGATTATGTTAAAATTCTGGAAGTAGAGAATATTTTAAAAACACAATTTAAAGAAAAACATACTTTAGCGAGTATAGCATCGCAGGTAGGACTGAACAATTTTAAAATTAAAAAGTATTTTAAGATGGTTTTTAATGCTACTGTTTTTAACTATTTGACGCAGGTGAGAATGGAATATGCCAAACAAATGATATTGGAAAAGGATCTCCCGATATCTGTTGTTTCGGAAGAGTTGGGGTATAAAAACCCACATCATTTTACAGTGGCATTCAAAAAGACTTTTGGTTATTTACCCAGTAAGCTAAAAAAATAA
- a CDS encoding TonB-dependent receptor — MNNFEKRIKNSQFVIYLFLLFSFSAFAQQNNGKIKGTITTSDGELAVGVNVILKSSKYGTTSNEDGAFEFNRVKANTYTLQVSLTGYETLEQEVIVSANETATLNLQLKVSNKQLKEVIITNNRGKAFPKQSTYVSKMPLKNVENPQVYNIVSSELIKEQAITNYEDALKNVPGIQKLWESTGRGGDGGSYYTLRGFEIQANIVNGLPGLTNGSLDPANVERIEVIKGPSGTLFGSSLVSYGGLINTVTKKPYSGFGGEVSYLAGSFGLNRVTADINTPLDDADNVLFRINAAYQTENTFQDTGFRTSLFVAPSLSYKVNDKLSFLFNTEFMQEEKTTPSMLFLGRDAALQYANLAELNYNTDLSFNSNDLSIKNPRYSLQGQMTYKISEQWTSQTVLSRSSSKSRGYYSYIYDNEDGNKDFGFNITKEQSQTATTDIQQNFIGDFKIGTMRNRLVAGLDYFERKVTNGGSGYGRLYNITAQGEVRQLDAAAPYYLTQTSVDKLLANRPAGNFSPQDATYSAYASDVLNITSKLLAMASLRVDYFDTKGDIKNKNDDYTQTALSPKFGLLYQPIEDKLAVFANYMNGFRNIAPVVNYDTDGNLIGTKTFEPEHANQLEFGVKATIFEDKLNATMSYYDIKVANLVTSNPLYSSQGGEAQSKGFEFDLNAAPIKGLSIIAGYSYNDSKITKGDVGNVWLEQGKRPFWSGPKNLVNLWATYKFEEGALEHFGLGFGGNYASENAILDSSKTGKFVLPEYTVINGSVFYNSNKFRVAFNLNNIANKDYFNGGWSTLNPQKPRNIVASFTYKF; from the coding sequence ATGAACAACTTTGAAAAACGAATTAAAAATTCTCAATTCGTAATTTATCTCTTTTTACTCTTTTCTTTCAGTGCTTTTGCTCAGCAAAACAACGGAAAGATTAAAGGAACAATCACTACATCTGATGGCGAACTGGCCGTTGGTGTTAACGTTATCCTTAAAAGCTCAAAATACGGTACTACCAGTAATGAAGATGGTGCTTTTGAATTTAACAGAGTCAAAGCCAACACCTACACTTTGCAAGTTTCTTTAACGGGTTATGAAACTCTGGAACAGGAAGTAATTGTTTCGGCCAATGAAACTGCAACACTCAATTTACAATTGAAGGTTTCCAATAAACAATTAAAAGAGGTGATCATTACCAATAACCGAGGAAAAGCTTTCCCTAAGCAAAGTACTTATGTTTCAAAAATGCCATTGAAAAATGTCGAAAACCCACAGGTTTACAATATTGTTTCGTCTGAATTAATAAAAGAGCAAGCCATTACAAATTATGAAGATGCTTTAAAAAATGTACCCGGAATTCAAAAATTATGGGAATCTACAGGGCGCGGCGGTGATGGCGGAAGCTACTATACTTTACGCGGATTTGAAATTCAGGCCAATATCGTAAACGGATTACCGGGCTTAACAAACGGTAGTTTAGATCCTGCAAATGTAGAGCGTATAGAAGTGATAAAAGGTCCATCAGGAACTTTATTTGGCAGCAGTTTAGTGAGCTACGGTGGATTAATTAATACCGTTACCAAAAAACCATACAGCGGTTTTGGCGGTGAAGTTTCTTATCTGGCCGGAAGTTTTGGATTAAACAGGGTTACTGCCGACATCAATACTCCGCTAGACGATGCCGATAATGTTCTTTTTAGAATTAACGCAGCGTACCAAACCGAAAACACTTTTCAGGATACCGGATTCCGTACCTCACTTTTTGTAGCGCCTTCCTTGTCTTACAAAGTAAATGACAAGCTTTCCTTTTTATTCAATACCGAATTTATGCAGGAAGAAAAAACAACGCCTTCGATGTTGTTTTTAGGGAGAGATGCTGCTTTGCAATATGCCAATTTGGCCGAATTAAACTACAATACCGATTTGTCTTTTAACAGTAATGACTTATCGATAAAAAACCCGAGATACAGTCTGCAAGGGCAAATGACCTATAAAATTTCTGAGCAATGGACTTCTCAAACGGTTTTATCCAGAAGTTCCTCAAAATCGAGAGGCTACTACTCTTATATTTATGACAATGAAGACGGAAATAAAGATTTCGGGTTTAATATTACCAAAGAACAATCACAAACCGCAACCACTGATATTCAGCAGAATTTTATTGGAGATTTCAAAATTGGTACCATGCGCAATCGTCTTGTGGCAGGTCTGGATTATTTCGAAAGAAAAGTAACGAACGGAGGTTCCGGTTACGGTCGTCTTTACAATATTACTGCACAAGGCGAAGTGAGACAATTAGACGCTGCCGCTCCTTATTATCTAACACAAACCTCTGTTGACAAACTTCTGGCAAACAGACCAGCAGGAAACTTCAGTCCACAGGATGCTACCTACAGTGCATATGCTTCTGACGTGCTTAACATTACTTCTAAACTGTTGGCCATGGCAAGTTTGAGAGTGGATTATTTTGATACGAAAGGTGATATCAAAAATAAAAATGACGATTATACACAAACGGCTTTATCGCCAAAATTCGGATTGTTATACCAGCCTATTGAAGACAAACTAGCTGTATTTGCCAATTACATGAATGGTTTCAGAAACATTGCACCAGTCGTAAATTATGATACTGATGGTAATTTAATCGGAACCAAAACTTTCGAACCGGAACATGCCAATCAATTAGAGTTTGGTGTAAAAGCGACTATTTTTGAAGACAAGTTAAATGCTACTATGAGCTACTACGATATTAAGGTAGCCAATTTGGTAACCAGCAATCCGCTGTACAGTTCACAAGGAGGTGAAGCCCAAAGCAAAGGTTTTGAATTTGATTTAAATGCTGCGCCAATAAAAGGATTAAGTATTATTGCCGGATACAGCTATAACGACAGTAAAATTACGAAAGGCGATGTTGGAAATGTTTGGCTGGAGCAAGGCAAAAGACCATTTTGGTCAGGTCCTAAAAACCTTGTAAACCTGTGGGCAACTTATAAATTTGAAGAAGGTGCACTAGAACATTTCGGTCTTGGTTTTGGAGGAAATTATGCGAGTGAAAATGCCATTCTGGACAGTTCTAAAACCGGAAAATTTGTATTGCCGGAATATACCGTGATCAATGGGTCTGTTTTCTATAATTCAAATAAATTTCGTGTAGCTTTTAACCTCAACAATATTGCCAACAAAGATTATTTTAACGGTGGATGGTCAACTCTAAATCCGCAAAAACCAAGAAATATTGTAGCGAGTTTTACATACAAATTCTAA
- a CDS encoding TonB-dependent receptor, protein MKSNEILFVKEVLIFTFALFLFILNKNKTLTKYNKMKYSILKTSRFLLTISFFFSFFCSFAQQNFGKIKGTITTSDGDAAAGVNVILKNSKYGTVTNDDGSFDLNRVRTNTYTLQVSLTGYETTEQEVVVTESETTVLNLQLKVSNKELHEVVVNGKKSILSKKTDYVARMPLKNLENPQVYNVIPKELLQEQIAVDIRSAAVNAPGVTTKIYPSGGLEISFRGFSTGVNARNGMENMTGRSSIAIDNAERIEVLKGPSGTLFGSSVSSFGGVVNLVTKKPFETKKTEVSYTGGSFGLNRLALDMNTPLTPDNNVLFRLNAAVNTEKSFLDYGFSKTFLIAPSLTYKATDKLTLSIDTEIYNVNNTRPTYGRFYAPGITNPTDLKVDYRKSLFHDDLDAKTSSTKVFVQAEYQLAENWKSTTVFSFIDENVDRSYQYYTQWISPTEVKRSVSRFGPIFNQFTNIQENINGQFSTGSIKHKLLLGTNYRFSKGTFNYGATPVLDTIDVTKPFDPIRKKQVDAVVSQLTWAVPDEQIFSVYASDVISFTDRLSAMLSLRLDNFVQKKLEDTKGYNQTALSPKLGLVYEVVKNQVSLFGNYMNGFQNSGPVNQPDGSLLVLKPVYANQYEGGVKVEAFNKKLSTTLSYYNITIDNATRTTSDGFSVQDGKQVSKGIDFEFIANPVEGLNAMLGYAYNDNRIVKSSDAAIEGNKASGAPENVVNFWISYKFQNKLKDLGLGFGGNYVDKQYKFEDESFYNPSYSVYNATVFYDKPTWRIGVKFNNINNKKYWDSYGMAQAPANLLVNLTLKF, encoded by the coding sequence ATGAAATCAAACGAAATACTATTTGTTAAAGAAGTATTAATTTTTACATTTGCACTGTTTTTATTCATTCTAAATAAAAACAAAACCTTAACCAAATACAATAAAATGAAATATTCTATTTTGAAAACTTCTCGTTTTCTGCTTACAATCAGTTTCTTCTTTTCTTTTTTTTGTTCGTTTGCCCAACAAAACTTTGGAAAAATAAAAGGAACGATTACTACATCTGATGGCGATGCTGCTGCTGGTGTAAATGTTATTCTTAAAAACTCAAAATACGGTACCGTTACCAACGACGATGGTAGTTTTGATCTCAACAGAGTGCGAACTAATACCTATACTTTACAAGTATCTCTAACCGGTTATGAAACTACTGAACAAGAGGTAGTAGTAACTGAAAGCGAAACAACAGTTCTTAATTTGCAATTAAAAGTTTCGAACAAAGAGCTACATGAAGTTGTAGTCAACGGCAAGAAAAGCATCCTTTCTAAAAAAACAGATTATGTTGCGAGAATGCCGCTGAAAAATCTCGAAAACCCGCAAGTCTATAATGTGATTCCCAAAGAACTTTTGCAGGAACAAATTGCAGTAGATATTAGAAGTGCAGCTGTAAATGCTCCTGGTGTGACCACAAAAATTTATCCGTCAGGAGGACTTGAAATTTCTTTTAGAGGATTTAGTACCGGAGTTAATGCCCGAAACGGAATGGAAAACATGACGGGTCGAAGCTCTATTGCTATTGATAATGCAGAACGTATCGAAGTTCTTAAAGGACCTTCAGGAACCTTATTCGGGTCGTCTGTATCTTCTTTTGGTGGTGTTGTGAATTTAGTTACCAAAAAACCTTTTGAAACTAAAAAAACAGAAGTATCCTATACCGGAGGAAGTTTTGGATTAAACCGACTAGCGCTTGATATGAATACTCCACTAACGCCTGATAACAACGTATTGTTTCGATTAAACGCTGCAGTAAATACCGAAAAGAGTTTCTTAGATTATGGTTTTAGTAAAACATTCCTGATTGCGCCAAGCCTTACCTACAAAGCAACGGATAAACTAACCTTAAGTATTGATACCGAAATTTACAATGTAAACAACACACGTCCTACTTACGGACGTTTCTATGCTCCGGGAATTACAAACCCTACGGATTTAAAGGTAGACTATAGAAAAAGTTTGTTTCACGATGACCTTGATGCCAAAACTTCATCAACAAAAGTTTTTGTTCAGGCCGAATATCAATTGGCAGAAAACTGGAAATCAACTACTGTTTTCTCTTTTATAGACGAAAATGTAGATCGCAGTTATCAGTATTACACGCAATGGATTTCACCAACAGAAGTAAAAAGAAGTGTATCGCGTTTTGGGCCAATATTTAATCAGTTTACCAATATACAAGAAAATATTAACGGTCAGTTTTCTACCGGAAGCATCAAACATAAACTTTTATTAGGTACCAATTACAGATTTTCAAAAGGTACTTTTAATTATGGTGCAACGCCGGTTCTGGATACGATCGATGTAACAAAACCTTTTGATCCTATCCGAAAAAAACAAGTTGATGCAGTGGTATCGCAACTTACATGGGCAGTTCCGGACGAACAAATATTTAGTGTTTATGCCTCAGATGTGATAAGCTTTACAGACCGTTTATCGGCCATGCTAAGTCTTCGTTTGGACAACTTCGTTCAGAAAAAACTGGAAGACACGAAGGGCTATAACCAAACTGCTTTATCGCCTAAATTAGGTTTGGTTTATGAAGTGGTTAAAAATCAGGTTTCTTTATTTGGAAATTATATGAATGGTTTTCAAAATTCAGGTCCTGTAAATCAACCCGATGGAAGCTTGTTAGTATTAAAACCGGTTTATGCCAACCAATACGAAGGTGGGGTAAAAGTAGAAGCGTTCAATAAAAAATTAAGTACTACATTAAGTTACTACAACATTACGATTGATAATGCTACAAGAACAACTTCTGACGGATTTAGTGTTCAGGACGGTAAACAGGTGAGTAAGGGAATTGATTTTGAATTTATTGCCAATCCGGTTGAGGGTTTAAATGCTATGCTTGGGTATGCTTATAATGACAATCGCATCGTAAAATCATCAGATGCTGCTATTGAAGGAAATAAAGCCAGCGGAGCTCCGGAAAATGTAGTTAATTTTTGGATATCGTATAAGTTTCAAAACAAATTAAAAGATCTAGGACTTGGTTTTGGAGGCAATTATGTAGACAAACAATACAAGTTTGAAGATGAAAGTTTTTACAACCCGTCTTATTCTGTTTACAATGCCACCGTATTTTATGATAAGCCAACATGGAGAATCGGTGTTAAATTCAACAACATAAACAACAAAAAATACTGGGATTCTTACGGAATGGCGCAAGCTCCTGCCAACTTATTAGTAAACTTAACTCTTAAGTTTTAA